TCAATTGATAATAATATATTTAAACTTAAAATAATTTCAAGAGATTGGGTAAACCAATCATAAATTTGTTCATTTCAATGTTTACTAACAAGTACTCACCTATTCACTAAGACTATTCTAAAAATCAACGTTGTTATTCTGCAGCCGGCGACGAGTCTCCTATTTTTCTTTTCAAGTCAAAAAATCAAAAAGGTAAACTTACAGGAATTTTAGAACACACTCACTTATTCACTTAACAACTAAAACTGATTGACTAGCATATTTAACTATGTTTGAAGATGTGCTTCCTATCAGTAATCTTTTAAACCCGCCAACACCTCTTCTTCCAACTACTATTAAATCACTTCCTACTTCATCAGCATAAGTCATTATCTCTTCCGCCGGATCACCTTCCATTACTTTGTAAGTTCCATTTAGTCCTGCTTGGCTTACTTTTTGGATAGCCTCTTTCAAATATTTCTC
The window above is part of the Sulfurihydrogenibium sp. genome. Proteins encoded here:
- a CDS encoding universal stress protein, translating into MFKKIVVAYDGSENSLKALDRAIELAKCNNAELHVVGVVRMFEFGAIDYVSPEEIEEYEKQEISKEEKYLKEAIQKVSQAGLNGTYKVMEGDPAEEIMTYADEVGSDLIVVGRRGVGGFKRLLIGSTSSNIVKYASQSVLVVK